One genomic region from Nitrososphaerota archaeon encodes:
- a CDS encoding DNA replication complex GINS family protein: protein MGASLKVRVGKMGGRGSSVDTTSPIEFLVNVRENLLALSPMKIILRRSIPPINLPSFKIEEQPEGTSLEVPRWVGEVLVDLGFASAPNEGFETELFKSLSRERMQGPLQLSTLKKDFYINLKTFLEDLSEKARSDTKFITQYEKSAAAARDLMRYRVQKLLYIASATTLTSDLIEKTTPEEQKLIESVKGLVKSWLSSIIGEG from the coding sequence GTGGGGGCAAGTTTAAAGGTTAGGGTTGGCAAAATGGGAGGGAGGGGCTCAAGCGTGGACACAACCTCACCTATAGAATTCTTGGTGAACGTAAGAGAGAACCTACTAGCCCTATCTCCAATGAAGATTATTCTTAGACGCAGCATACCGCCCATCAACCTCCCATCGTTTAAAATAGAGGAGCAGCCCGAGGGAACAAGTTTGGAAGTACCGAGGTGGGTCGGTGAGGTGCTGGTTGATTTAGGCTTCGCCTCAGCACCAAACGAAGGGTTTGAAACTGAACTCTTCAAATCACTCAGCAGAGAGCGTATGCAAGGACCTTTGCAGCTTTCAACCCTAAAGAAAGACTTCTACATCAACCTAAAGACATTCCTTGAAGACCTATCTGAAAAGGCCCGCAGCGACACCAAGTTTATTACGCAGTATGAGAAGAGTGCTGCTGCTGCGCGTGATCTGATGAGGTATAGGGTTCAGAAGCTCCTCTACATAGCCTCAGCAACAACACTGACCTCCGATTTGATAGAGAAGACCACACCAGAGGAGCAGAAGCTCATCGAATCTGTTAAAGGTTTGGTCAAGAGCTGGCTATCTTCAATTATAGGTGAGGGGTGA
- a CDS encoding NifU family protein → MQTLEERIKAVLAKINREIGEDTALRYVGFEKGVLKIRPSEACSECKLLAFELQRGILNAIREEVPEVLTIVPLGPAFAEAYCERCHMPIDECVCACPYCGKIDDCECALGYGRATGG, encoded by the coding sequence ATGCAAACACTAGAAGAGAGAATCAAAGCCGTATTGGCGAAGATAAACAGAGAGATCGGAGAAGATACGGCTCTGCGCTACGTAGGGTTTGAGAAGGGGGTACTTAAGATCAGACCGTCTGAAGCCTGCTCAGAATGCAAGCTACTAGCCTTCGAGCTTCAAAGAGGCATACTTAACGCTATCAGAGAGGAGGTGCCTGAGGTCTTAACTATCGTGCCTCTTGGACCAGCGTTCGCCGAAGCCTACTGTGAGAGATGCCATATGCCTATTGATGAGTGTGTCTGCGCCTGCCCCTACTGTGGGAAGATCGATGATTGTGAGTGCGCGTTAGGGTATGGTAGAGCAACAGGTGGCTGA
- a CDS encoding 2-oxoacid:acceptor oxidoreductase subunit alpha — protein MNSFTYMIGGQQGSGVDTSANIFAKACGLAGLHIYGKREYHSNIKGMHSYFQLKVSDKPVRSLKSRVDLLASFDEETIAVHCDEVAEGGGLIYDPKLLDRKVAAIPTLDKIVKNRIVKRLEERGLNSTIGSLIEECKARGVQTYPIPYDGILGEISRASEKKISELARMINVLAVASSLALVELDLAFLEQAIKNVFKGKAKAVEENIEGARVAYDYVKKRFSSSYPHKLKSQPNGRLILLTGNEAIALGKLVGGCRFQSYYPITPAADESVFLEAHAVFRLNGGDESGSIVVFQTEDELAALTSATGAALAGARAATSTSGPGFSVMVEGLGWAGMNEVPVVVTLYQRGGPSTGLPTRHEQGDLRFALHAGHGEFPRIVIASGDIEEAFYDAARAFNYAEKYQTLVIHLVDKALANSNQTLTLDPSLVKIERGDLIGEEEVAEIKAAGGEYKRFEFTPTGISPRVKLGTKGCVHWASGDEHDEFGHISENPEGVEVGFLQVKMLCPLPSKHIAKILDGSKVIDVEMNYSGQLGGLITEKTGIEISNYIVKYNGRPMLQDEVYQALRSVVEGTAPKRRVLTLGA, from the coding sequence ATAAACAGCTTCACATATATGATAGGGGGCCAGCAGGGTAGCGGAGTAGATACCTCAGCTAACATCTTCGCCAAGGCGTGTGGTCTAGCGGGCTTACACATCTATGGGAAAAGAGAATACCATTCCAACATAAAAGGGATGCATAGCTACTTTCAGCTCAAGGTCAGCGATAAGCCTGTAAGATCTTTGAAGAGTAGAGTGGATTTGCTAGCTTCGTTTGACGAGGAGACGATTGCTGTCCACTGCGATGAGGTTGCTGAAGGTGGTGGACTAATCTATGATCCGAAGCTTCTAGATAGGAAGGTAGCAGCTATACCAACTTTAGACAAGATTGTAAAGAATAGGATAGTGAAGCGGCTTGAGGAACGCGGTCTAAACTCTACGATCGGCAGCCTAATTGAGGAATGTAAGGCGAGGGGTGTGCAGACGTACCCCATACCCTATGATGGGATACTCGGTGAAATCTCCAGAGCTTCTGAAAAGAAGATCAGCGAATTGGCTAGGATGATCAACGTGCTGGCTGTAGCCTCCAGCCTGGCGCTAGTGGAGCTCGACTTGGCCTTCTTAGAGCAGGCTATAAAGAACGTCTTTAAAGGCAAGGCAAAGGCTGTTGAGGAAAACATTGAGGGCGCAAGAGTTGCGTATGACTACGTTAAGAAGCGCTTCAGCAGCTCCTACCCCCATAAGCTGAAGAGCCAACCTAATGGTAGGCTCATTCTCTTGACTGGGAACGAGGCTATCGCTCTAGGTAAGCTTGTAGGCGGATGTAGATTTCAGAGCTACTACCCGATCACCCCAGCTGCTGACGAAAGCGTCTTTCTGGAAGCGCACGCTGTCTTCCGACTTAACGGAGGCGATGAGTCAGGCTCGATAGTGGTCTTTCAGACCGAGGATGAACTCGCAGCGCTAACAAGCGCTACTGGGGCAGCGTTAGCTGGGGCTCGTGCAGCAACGTCCACTTCGGGACCAGGCTTTTCCGTTATGGTTGAGGGGTTGGGTTGGGCTGGTATGAATGAGGTGCCAGTGGTTGTAACTCTATATCAGAGAGGTGGTCCGTCAACAGGTCTTCCAACTAGGCATGAGCAGGGTGATCTGAGGTTTGCTCTACACGCTGGGCACGGTGAATTCCCTAGGATCGTTATAGCGTCTGGTGATATTGAGGAAGCCTTCTATGATGCTGCAAGAGCCTTTAACTACGCTGAGAAGTATCAGACCCTAGTTATCCATTTGGTGGACAAAGCGTTAGCTAATAGTAATCAGACATTAACGCTGGATCCGAGTTTGGTGAAGATAGAGCGCGGAGATCTTATTGGCGAAGAAGAGGTTGCGGAGATTAAGGCTGCTGGTGGGGAGTATAAGCGGTTTGAGTTTACGCCAACAGGTATTTCGCCGAGGGTGAAGCTGGGTACAAAGGGCTGTGTGCATTGGGCTTCAGGGGATGAGCATGATGAGTTTGGGCACATTAGTGAGAACCCTGAGGGTGTTGAGGTAGGCTTCCTACAAGTAAAGATGCTCTGCCCCCTACCGTCAAAGCACATCGCCAAAATTCTGGATGGTTCAAAGGTGATAGATGTTGAGATGAACTACTCGGGTCAGCTAGGTGGCTTGATCACAGAGAAGACGGGCATAGAGATAAGTAACTACATCGTCAAATATAATGGGAGACCTATGCTGCAAGACGAGGTTTATCAAGCCTTAAGGTCTGTGGTTGAAGGCACAGCGCCTAAAAGGAGGGTTCTGACACTTGGCGCTTAA
- a CDS encoding 2-oxoacid:ferredoxin oxidoreductase subunit beta — MALKLADFKEQIHNDWCPGCGDFGILSALQSALAELELEPDDVVIFSGIGCSGKLPHFVKAYGIHTLHGRPLPYAIGAKLANPNLEVIAVSGDGDGLGIGVSHFIHAGRRNVDVTYIVHDNGVYGLTKGQASPTLRYGVKTKALPEPNINEAVNPIFLALSAGVTFIARGYAYDTRHLKEIFMKAIKHRGFAFVDVLQPCPTYNDVNTKAFYSGEDRLDPVTKKPRPRVYRLEDVGYDPVVRADMTKEQVMAKISKVIELSFEWGDRIPIGVFYQNENVPTYEQRLDLRLRSYLSNPPAKQRISTPEGFPAADITEILQELAV, encoded by the coding sequence TTGGCGCTTAAGCTAGCGGACTTCAAGGAGCAGATACATAACGACTGGTGCCCAGGCTGCGGAGACTTCGGCATACTTAGTGCGCTTCAGTCTGCTTTGGCTGAGCTTGAGTTAGAGCCTGATGATGTTGTGATCTTCTCCGGGATAGGTTGCTCAGGTAAGCTCCCGCATTTCGTTAAAGCATACGGTATCCACACGCTGCACGGCAGACCTTTGCCATACGCTATAGGTGCTAAGTTGGCGAACCCTAATCTGGAGGTTATCGCTGTGAGTGGTGACGGCGATGGGTTGGGTATAGGTGTGAGCCACTTTATCCATGCTGGTAGGCGGAATGTTGATGTGACGTATATTGTGCATGATAATGGTGTATATGGGCTTACGAAGGGTCAAGCCTCTCCTACGCTAAGATATGGTGTGAAGACCAAGGCTCTGCCTGAGCCTAACATAAACGAAGCCGTAAACCCGATCTTCTTAGCGCTCTCAGCCGGTGTAACCTTTATAGCTAGGGGTTATGCTTATGATACTAGACATTTGAAGGAGATCTTCATGAAGGCGATTAAGCATAGAGGCTTCGCTTTTGTCGATGTGCTTCAGCCCTGCCCGACTTACAACGATGTCAACACTAAAGCATTCTACTCTGGTGAAGATAGGTTGGATCCGGTGACTAAGAAGCCTAGACCGCGTGTGTATAGGCTTGAGGATGTTGGATATGATCCTGTGGTGAGGGCTGATATGACAAAAGAGCAGGTTATGGCGAAGATCTCTAAGGTTATCGAGCTCTCGTTCGAGTGGGGTGACCGTATCCCGATAGGTGTCTTCTACCAGAATGAGAATGTACCCACTTATGAGCAGAGGTTAGATCTTAGACTACGAAGCTACCTCTCTAACCCGCCTGCGAAGCAGAGGATAAGCACGCCAGAAGGCTTCCCAGCCGCTGACATAACTGAAATCCTCCAAGAGCTTGCTGTCTAG
- a CDS encoding NAD-dependent epimerase/dehydratase family protein — MPNLSLLVTGASGFIGRHVTAYLLKKGFSILTTDLRGADLNGDLRDKVFVLDVVSKLKFDAVVHLAAVTDIKMSIQDPYQTHLVNNFGTLNILEAASKKGVERFIYASSANVYGLPFELPVRESTPFNPRTPYDYSKVVGEYLVRSYAATKKIKTTILRSWKIFGEYERLTAAIPNFIKCCLRGEPIPLYNGGADTTDPYYVENYARVVELCLIKEEAIGEVFNVGTGVERSIKQIAEEIKRLTNSNSQLLNLPPRSDAEKEPMRSYPDISKLRRLLGYEPIVSFEEGLRRTISWVKAVIS; from the coding sequence ATGCCCAACCTCTCTTTGCTTGTAACCGGCGCCTCTGGATTTATTGGGCGGCACGTCACAGCATACCTTTTGAAAAAAGGCTTTAGCATATTAACTACAGATCTCAGAGGTGCTGACCTTAATGGAGACCTACGCGATAAGGTGTTTGTGCTAGATGTAGTTTCAAAGCTTAAGTTCGATGCGGTTGTTCACTTAGCCGCTGTAACTGACATAAAGATGAGCATCCAAGACCCCTACCAAACACATCTGGTGAACAACTTCGGCACACTCAATATACTGGAAGCAGCTTCAAAGAAGGGTGTGGAGAGGTTCATCTACGCGAGTTCAGCAAACGTTTACGGTCTTCCATTCGAGCTCCCTGTTAGGGAGAGCACACCCTTCAACCCCAGAACACCCTACGACTACTCAAAGGTGGTCGGCGAGTATCTCGTCAGAAGCTACGCAGCAACCAAGAAGATCAAGACCACCATATTAAGATCTTGGAAGATCTTTGGGGAGTATGAGAGGCTTACGGCTGCGATACCCAACTTTATTAAGTGCTGCTTAAGAGGCGAGCCTATACCGCTCTACAACGGAGGCGCTGACACCACAGACCCATATTACGTTGAAAACTACGCTAGAGTCGTGGAGCTCTGCCTAATCAAAGAAGAGGCTATAGGAGAGGTGTTTAACGTAGGGACTGGTGTCGAGCGCTCGATCAAGCAGATCGCCGAAGAAATCAAGCGTCTCACAAACTCTAACTCACAACTCCTAAACCTACCGCCTCGAAGTGATGCGGAGAAGGAGCCTATGAGAAGCTACCCAGATATATCGAAACTTAGGCGGCTGCTCGGCTATGAGCCAATAGTCTCATTTGAGGAGGGTTTGCGAAGAACGATCAGCTGGGTTAAAGCTGTCATCAGTTAG
- a CDS encoding DUF1847 domain-containing protein, translated as MSGEKSPQCAKCPLKPCANDPEAKKPAFCPMVAYPGIVEESMKQYENEFIRNIHRSSTLIEKEGYGFWPRVREVVELCRRLNVRRIGVAFCVGLSDEASKLDKVFEVWGLDVYSVACKCGSIDKTRIGLKEEDKRKPGRYEPICNPILQAMVLNRVCTELNVVVGLCVGHDTIFMRFSKAPIVYLIAKDRATGHNPAAPLYSSHYFSKRILP; from the coding sequence ATGAGTGGTGAGAAATCTCCTCAATGCGCTAAGTGTCCATTAAAGCCCTGCGCAAATGATCCTGAAGCTAAAAAGCCTGCTTTCTGCCCTATGGTTGCATACCCTGGGATCGTTGAGGAGTCTATGAAGCAGTATGAGAACGAGTTTATTAGAAATATTCACCGCTCCTCCACGCTCATCGAGAAGGAGGGGTATGGGTTCTGGCCTAGAGTTAGGGAGGTCGTTGAACTTTGTAGAAGGCTTAATGTTAGGAGGATTGGTGTTGCTTTTTGTGTAGGTTTAAGTGATGAGGCTAGCAAGCTCGATAAGGTTTTTGAGGTGTGGGGGCTTGATGTTTACTCCGTAGCCTGTAAATGCGGCTCCATAGATAAGACGCGCATCGGACTCAAGGAGGAGGATAAGAGGAAACCTGGGCGTTATGAACCTATATGCAACCCAATTCTTCAAGCGATGGTGCTAAATCGTGTTTGTACAGAGTTGAACGTCGTTGTAGGGTTATGTGTGGGTCACGATACCATATTTATGAGGTTCTCCAAGGCTCCGATAGTTTACTTGATAGCTAAAGATAGGGCTACTGGTCATAACCCAGCTGCACCCCTTTACTCCTCACACTACTTCTCAAAACGTATCCTACCCTAA
- a CDS encoding hemerythrin domain-containing protein: MSQEELLEALKELNTQHYTFRKRFEELQSALDRDPVSASRDFLMFFENVIIPHFKIEEEKVFPTVLHIKPEAEHLITQLKEEHKTHFSLLNQIKEAIKELCRVGASHTEKEEPLYQIVLEEVLKTVGKK; this comes from the coding sequence ATGAGCCAGGAGGAGCTGTTAGAAGCCTTAAAGGAGCTCAACACCCAGCATTATACCTTCCGCAAAAGATTCGAAGAACTGCAAAGCGCTTTGGATAGGGACCCGGTGTCGGCGAGCAGAGACTTCCTAATGTTCTTTGAAAACGTTATAATACCGCACTTCAAAATCGAAGAAGAAAAGGTCTTCCCGACTGTCTTACATATTAAGCCGGAAGCAGAGCATTTAATCACCCAGTTGAAGGAGGAGCATAAGACGCACTTCAGCCTACTTAACCAAATCAAAGAAGCCATCAAAGAGTTGTGTAGAGTGGGTGCTAGCCATACGGAGAAAGAGGAACCTTTGTATCAGATAGTTTTAGAAGAAGTGTTAAAAACGGTAGGGAAGAAGTAG
- the glgP gene encoding alpha-glucan family phosphorylase, producing the protein MEVGISSKIPTYSGGLGILAADTLRAASDLDLPFVGVTLLHRRGYYKQILSADGKQMEESDEWNPSEHLSRLPVEVSVELEGRSVKVGAWKMDVRGADGSPVPLIFLDTNLDANVPEDREITSLLYVDDRVCRLKQEAVLGIGGVRMLEALGYNVRKYHMNEGHTSLVAVGLLRRCEMAAEEVKRRCVFTTHTPVYAANDIYHYGLVSSILDGIVPEDVLRRYGGQDALNMTLLGLNLSGFANGVSKRHAEVARQLYPDHDIKAITNGVYPYAWVCKSLKTLYDRYLPGWGREPEILSRADLIPDDELWQAHLEAKRDLIDYVNQKASTDLSYDALTIGFARRATGYKRHTLIFTDLRRLKRIGRGSKLQIVMAGKAHRSDIDGKGMIEAAHRSIRELGGHVKAVYLENYNIDIDMALKMVSGCDLWLNTPLPPYEACGTSGMKAALNGVLNFSVLDGWWIEGCIEGVTGWAIGPYPDAQVSAEERYVKELEDLYGKLEYIILPKYYKEGRGEWIRMMKNSIKLLGPRFNTHHMLYKYIASAYSR; encoded by the coding sequence ATGGAAGTTGGGATCTCCAGTAAGATACCCACCTACAGCGGAGGATTAGGTATACTTGCAGCAGACACCTTGAGGGCTGCTTCTGATCTAGATCTACCGTTTGTTGGCGTTACTCTGCTCCATAGGCGGGGCTATTATAAGCAGATTCTATCTGCTGATGGTAAGCAGATGGAGGAGTCGGATGAGTGGAATCCTTCTGAGCATCTGAGTAGATTACCGGTTGAGGTTTCGGTTGAGCTTGAGGGTAGGAGTGTCAAGGTGGGTGCTTGGAAGATGGATGTGAGGGGCGCTGATGGTTCTCCTGTGCCTCTTATCTTCTTGGACACCAATTTGGATGCGAATGTGCCTGAAGATAGGGAGATTACGTCCCTTCTATATGTGGATGATAGGGTTTGTAGGTTGAAGCAGGAGGCGGTTTTGGGCATAGGTGGTGTGAGGATGCTTGAGGCTTTAGGCTATAACGTCAGAAAGTATCATATGAATGAGGGGCATACGAGCTTGGTAGCAGTGGGGCTTCTTAGAAGGTGTGAGATGGCGGCGGAGGAGGTTAAGAGGAGGTGCGTCTTCACAACACATACACCAGTGTACGCTGCGAACGACATATACCACTATGGTTTAGTTAGCAGCATCTTAGATGGTATAGTGCCTGAAGATGTTTTGAGAAGGTATGGTGGGCAAGATGCGCTGAACATGACGCTTCTTGGCTTAAATCTGAGCGGTTTTGCTAATGGTGTTAGTAAGAGGCACGCTGAGGTCGCTAGGCAGCTATACCCAGACCACGACATAAAGGCTATAACTAATGGTGTTTATCCATATGCTTGGGTCTGCAAAAGCCTAAAGACGCTTTACGACAGATATCTGCCCGGCTGGGGCAGAGAGCCAGAGATTCTGAGCAGAGCCGATCTTATACCCGATGATGAGCTCTGGCAAGCGCATTTGGAGGCTAAGAGGGATTTGATCGACTATGTTAACCAGAAGGCTTCCACAGACTTATCTTATGACGCTCTGACAATAGGTTTCGCTAGGAGGGCAACCGGCTACAAGAGGCACACCTTAATCTTTACTGATCTGCGGAGGTTGAAGAGGATCGGGAGGGGGAGTAAGCTTCAGATAGTTATGGCTGGGAAGGCGCATCGGAGTGATATAGATGGTAAGGGGATGATTGAGGCTGCGCACCGCAGCATAAGGGAGTTGGGTGGGCACGTTAAAGCGGTCTACCTCGAGAACTATAATATTGATATTGATATGGCACTAAAGATGGTTTCGGGCTGCGACCTCTGGCTCAACACACCTCTACCACCATATGAAGCCTGTGGAACAAGCGGGATGAAGGCTGCACTTAACGGTGTTTTGAACTTCAGTGTGCTGGATGGTTGGTGGATTGAGGGCTGCATAGAAGGCGTAACAGGCTGGGCGATCGGTCCGTATCCAGACGCTCAAGTTTCTGCTGAGGAGCGCTACGTCAAGGAGCTTGAAGATCTATATGGGAAGCTGGAGTACATAATTTTGCCGAAGTACTATAAGGAGGGTAGGGGTGAGTGGATAAGGATGATGAAGAACTCTATAAAGCTCCTTGGACCGAGATTCAACACACACCACATGCTCTACAAATACATCGCCTCAGCATACAGCAGATAA
- a CDS encoding CBS domain-containing protein — MTAEEFIEFVEQSGLEKAAKEVDVVTTGTFGAMCSSGAFLNFGHSEPPIKMVRCWLNDVPVYKGLAAVDAYLGATSMSETKPFEYGGGHVIEDLVSGKEVELRAESYGTDCYPRRSLETTIILDDLNQAYLYNPRNAYQRYNAATNTSDHILYTYMGTLLPRYGNVTFSGSGQLSPLYKDLNLETIGFGTRIFLGGGVGYVVGEGTQHKPQSGFATLAVKGDLRGMSAEYLKGAVFHNYGTTLYVGVGIPIPIINMRVAATAALKDEDIPVDILDYSVPSRDRPIIKKSNYAELKSGKVVIGDKEVPSSPLSSIKVARKIAETLKRWIEAGEFFIQRPIELLPNYREFKPLKIKKREVTVGDIMMPLKDLVLAKPEDDIKKVAKMIIEKNIDHVPIVSEEGVLIGIVTTWDLTRALAEDKKTLKEIMTRYVITAKESERVDEVAKRMAEHHISGLPVVDDVMRVKGLITSDDISRKLVGRRGV; from the coding sequence ATGACCGCTGAAGAGTTCATCGAATTTGTTGAGCAGAGCGGGTTAGAAAAAGCAGCTAAAGAAGTTGATGTTGTAACAACAGGCACCTTCGGCGCTATGTGCAGCTCAGGCGCCTTCCTAAATTTTGGCCACTCTGAGCCGCCTATTAAGATGGTTAGATGCTGGCTTAATGATGTTCCTGTGTATAAAGGGCTTGCTGCCGTAGACGCATACTTAGGCGCTACATCGATGAGTGAAACCAAGCCTTTTGAATACGGTGGGGGGCACGTAATAGAGGATCTGGTTTCTGGTAAGGAGGTTGAGTTGAGAGCTGAATCATATGGCACGGACTGCTACCCGAGAAGAAGCTTAGAGACTACGATCATCTTAGATGATCTTAACCAAGCCTACCTCTATAACCCACGCAACGCCTACCAGAGATACAACGCAGCAACGAACACCTCCGACCACATCCTCTACACCTACATGGGAACACTATTGCCTAGATACGGTAACGTAACCTTCTCAGGCTCAGGTCAACTCAGCCCCCTCTACAAAGATCTGAACTTAGAGACGATCGGCTTCGGCACCAGAATCTTCCTAGGAGGAGGCGTCGGCTACGTGGTAGGTGAAGGCACACAGCATAAACCCCAAAGCGGGTTTGCGACACTCGCGGTCAAAGGAGACCTCAGAGGAATGAGTGCAGAGTATCTGAAGGGCGCTGTCTTCCACAACTACGGCACAACTCTCTATGTTGGTGTAGGCATCCCAATCCCGATCATAAATATGCGTGTAGCAGCCACAGCAGCTCTTAAAGACGAAGATATACCAGTTGACATACTTGACTATAGCGTGCCCTCCAGAGATAGACCGATCATTAAGAAGAGTAATTATGCTGAGCTCAAATCCGGTAAGGTAGTTATAGGGGATAAGGAGGTACCATCATCCCCGCTTTCAAGCATAAAGGTTGCTAGGAAGATAGCTGAAACACTGAAGCGGTGGATAGAAGCTGGAGAGTTCTTCATACAGCGCCCGATAGAACTCCTACCAAACTACAGAGAGTTCAAGCCGCTCAAGATCAAGAAGCGCGAGGTGACAGTTGGCGACATCATGATGCCCCTTAAAGACCTCGTCTTGGCAAAACCAGAGGACGATATAAAGAAAGTAGCGAAGATGATCATTGAGAAGAACATAGACCACGTTCCTATCGTAAGCGAAGAAGGTGTGCTGATAGGGATCGTAACAACCTGGGATCTGACGAGAGCTTTGGCTGAGGACAAGAAGACCTTGAAAGAGATAATGACAAGATACGTCATAACAGCAAAGGAGTCTGAGAGGGTCGATGAGGTTGCTAAGCGTATGGCAGAGCACCACATCTCAGGGTTACCCGTGGTTGATGATGTTATGCGTGTAAAGGGTCTGATTACATCAGACGACATATCCAGGAAACTCGTAGGGAGGAGAGGGGTATGA
- a CDS encoding 4Fe-4S binding protein has translation MKVKLRYSHEAASKPVLAEIILKTGLLINIIEAKLTPKEGEMVIDIATQGQALKRALEYLRAAGLEVTELRSLVEVDRERCISCGACISPCPSRAIRFDESLDIEIDERRCIGCGICISACPRKAIQLI, from the coding sequence ATGAAAGTGAAGCTCCGATACTCACACGAAGCCGCTTCCAAACCAGTCTTAGCTGAGATCATACTGAAGACTGGGTTGCTGATCAACATCATCGAAGCCAAGCTCACACCAAAGGAGGGTGAGATGGTTATAGATATCGCTACACAAGGCCAAGCACTAAAGAGAGCCTTAGAGTATCTTAGAGCAGCTGGTTTAGAGGTCACCGAGCTCCGCAGCCTAGTTGAAGTCGATAGAGAGCGATGCATATCCTGTGGCGCCTGCATATCGCCCTGCCCATCTCGAGCCATAAGATTCGATGAGAGCTTAGATATCGAGATAGATGAGAGGAGGTGTATAGGTTGTGGTATATGTATAAGCGCTTGCCCACGCAAAGCCATCCAGCTGATTTGA
- a CDS encoding UPF0280 family protein, producing MSTLITLPSIYPTYHRDLYYANVRIKESNLHIISDEGEAISLAAETVYKQRLLLEHYIRRDLRFRYALKPIRPLDEAPEAVKLACVAAELADVGPMAALPGALADLATKSMGRLGCRVRVVENGGEVSAASHKEICVALYAGATPISNKIGFVLGGDGLPAGLATSSATVSHAMSFGEADAAVVYAESAALADAAATRICNAVKGEDEGAVQSGLEEADKIDRLHGVFIVKGRYVGRKGRLPKIVRIRGLDKGEADYIEPFLHKWLGLERYL from the coding sequence TTGAGCACGCTGATAACCCTCCCAAGCATATACCCCACATACCATAGAGACCTCTATTACGCTAACGTGAGGATCAAGGAGTCAAACCTACACATCATCTCAGACGAAGGAGAAGCGATATCTCTCGCAGCAGAAACCGTCTATAAGCAGAGGCTCCTACTAGAACACTACATAAGAAGAGATCTAAGATTTAGGTACGCACTCAAACCGATAAGACCGCTTGATGAAGCACCCGAAGCGGTGAAGCTCGCTTGTGTAGCGGCGGAATTAGCTGATGTAGGCCCTATGGCAGCTTTACCGGGAGCGTTAGCTGACTTAGCTACTAAGAGCATGGGGAGATTGGGCTGCAGGGTAAGGGTGGTTGAGAACGGAGGAGAGGTTTCAGCCGCCTCGCATAAAGAGATATGCGTCGCGCTCTACGCTGGTGCAACCCCCATATCCAATAAGATAGGTTTCGTGTTAGGGGGCGATGGCTTACCAGCTGGGTTGGCTACCAGCTCTGCTACCGTCAGCCACGCGATGAGTTTTGGTGAAGCAGATGCTGCTGTCGTCTACGCTGAAAGCGCTGCTTTAGCCGATGCTGCTGCCACAAGGATATGTAATGCGGTTAAGGGGGAAGATGAGGGTGCGGTGCAAAGTGGGTTGGAGGAGGCGGATAAGATCGATCGCCTTCATGGTGTTTTCATCGTCAAAGGCAGATATGTGGGTAGGAAAGGTAGGTTACCTAAGATCGTAAGAATCAGAGGATTAGATAAAGGCGAAGCAGACTACATAGAACCCTTCTTACACAAATGGTTGGGGCTCGAAAGATATTTGTAG
- a CDS encoding RNA-binding protein — translation MGSLIDVETLGRIEGRLREIEERREKILRDVRAVTLNASKAIISVHAKRRKEAERLLKESRRVLVETSKIAGNDLQKYLIQPAAEFVEASITIAVSKKKKSIPKQEELGVDDIPYLLGILDAVGEIKRMVYDRLREGRVKEAIRLFKAMEDIYASLTPFAAYDHIVQGIRRKTDVARVLIEDTRAIVTEELRRAALIKDLQKTIKMAGSDEP, via the coding sequence ATGGGTAGTTTAATAGATGTGGAAACGCTAGGTAGGATTGAGGGTAGGCTTAGGGAGATAGAGGAGCGGCGTGAAAAGATCTTAAGAGATGTGCGTGCCGTAACGCTGAACGCTTCCAAAGCTATCATAAGTGTGCACGCGAAGAGGAGGAAGGAGGCTGAGCGTCTACTTAAGGAGTCGAGGAGGGTTTTGGTCGAAACCTCTAAGATAGCTGGAAACGACCTCCAAAAGTATCTTATTCAACCGGCAGCAGAGTTTGTTGAGGCATCTATAACCATAGCTGTATCTAAGAAGAAGAAGAGCATCCCTAAGCAGGAGGAATTAGGTGTAGACGACATACCCTACCTCTTAGGTATCTTAGATGCGGTAGGTGAGATCAAAAGAATGGTTTATGACCGCTTAAGAGAGGGTAGGGTGAAGGAAGCCATAAGGCTCTTCAAGGCGATGGAGGACATATACGCTTCATTAACACCCTTCGCAGCCTACGACCATATCGTGCAGGGGATAAGGAGGAAGACCGATGTCGCCAGGGTACTGATAGAGGACACGAGAGCCATCGTAACCGAAGAATTAAGGCGTGCCGCGCTCATAAAAGACCTTCAAAAGACAATTAAAATGGCGGGCAGCGATGAACCCTAA